The proteins below are encoded in one region of Pomacea canaliculata isolate SZHN2017 linkage group LG7, ASM307304v1, whole genome shotgun sequence:
- the LOC112569356 gene encoding uncharacterized protein LOC112569356 isoform X3 translates to MKVLILSCLLAAVLGIDYDEAKRGFDSLDLNGDGVVLPEEWLTARAKIDANKDGNVTIEEYTALHQPGTPEIVIQGNFNYYDKLDGADDGVISLSLFPVLFDILDADNDGEITLGDWFTTLPQVNDGIENEIVALYAA, encoded by the exons ATGAAGGTTCttattctttcctgtcttctagCTGCGGTACTGGG GATAGACTACGACGAAGCTAAAAGAGGTTTTGACTCTCTCGACCTAAACGGTGATGGGGTTGTACTGCCAGAGGAGTGGTTGACTGCCCGCGCAAAGATTGACGCAAACA AAGACGGAAACGTAACCATTGAAGAGTATACAGCTCTTCATCAACCCGGGACACCCGAGATTGTAATCCAGGGTAATTTCAACTACTACGACAAACTAGATGGCGCTGATGACGGTGTcatctctctttcactttttcctGTGCTTTTTGACATCCTCGACGCTGACA ATGACGGTGAAATCACACTTGGAGATTGGTTTACGACTCTTCCACAG GTAAACGATGGCATCGAAAACGAGATTGTGGCCTTATATGCAGCTTAA
- the LOC112569356 gene encoding uncharacterized protein LOC112569356 isoform X2, producing the protein MKIVILSCLLAAVLGMNYDEAKAGFDSTDLDADGVVRPEEMSTFIAKTDTNNDGSISIEEYTATQLPGTPELVIQGHFNYYDKLDGADDGVISLSIAPVLFDILDPDNDGEITLEDWFVTLPQVNDGIENEIVALYAA; encoded by the exons ATGAAGATTGttattctttcctgtcttctagCTGCGGTACTTGG GATGAACTACGACGAAGCTAAAGCAGGTTTTGACTCTACCGACCTAGACGCTGATGGGGTTGTACGGCCAGAGGAGATGTCGACTTTCATCGCAAAGACTGACACAAACA ACGACGGAAGCATATCCATTGAAGAGTATACAGCTACTCAGCTACCCGGGACACCCGAGCTTGTAATTCAGGGTCATTTCAACTACTACGACAAACTAGATGGCGCTGATGACGGTGTGATCTCTCTGTCGATTGCTCCTGTGCTTTTTGACATCCTCGACCCTGACA ATGACGGTGAAATCACTCTTGAAGATTGGTTTGTGACTCTTCCACAG GTAAACGATGGCATCGAAAACGAGATTGTGGCCTTATATGCAGCTTAA